A genomic segment from Streptomyces antibioticus encodes:
- a CDS encoding aldo/keto reductase → MSSKVPPIILNNGVEMPSLGFGVWQVPDDEAERAVSTALEAGYRSIDTAAIYGNEKGTGRAVEAAGLPREDIFVTTKLWNGDQGYDATLRAFDASLEKLGLDHVDLYLIHWPLPARDTYVDTYKAFEKLYADGRARAIGVSNFLPQHLERLIGETSVIPAVNQIELHPHLQQHALRELHAQQGIATEAWSPLGQGKGLLEVPAIVAIAQKHNRTPAQIVLRWHLQLGNVVIPKSVTPSRIKENIDVFDFSLDTEDLAAISALNEDRRIGPDPATFDVG, encoded by the coding sequence GTGAGCAGCAAGGTCCCCCCGATCATCCTCAACAACGGCGTCGAGATGCCCTCGCTGGGCTTCGGCGTCTGGCAGGTGCCGGACGACGAGGCGGAGCGGGCGGTCTCCACCGCGCTGGAGGCCGGGTACCGCAGCATCGACACAGCGGCGATCTACGGCAACGAGAAGGGCACCGGCCGGGCCGTCGAGGCCGCCGGGCTGCCCCGCGAGGACATCTTCGTCACCACCAAGCTCTGGAACGGCGACCAGGGATACGACGCCACGCTCCGCGCGTTCGACGCCTCCCTGGAGAAGCTGGGCCTGGACCATGTCGACCTGTACCTGATCCACTGGCCGCTGCCGGCCCGTGACACGTACGTGGACACCTACAAGGCGTTCGAGAAGCTGTACGCCGACGGCCGGGCCAGGGCCATCGGTGTCTCCAACTTCCTTCCCCAGCACCTGGAGCGGCTGATCGGGGAGACCTCGGTGATCCCTGCGGTCAACCAGATCGAGCTGCACCCGCACCTCCAGCAGCACGCCCTGCGCGAGCTGCACGCGCAGCAGGGCATCGCCACCGAGGCGTGGTCCCCGCTGGGCCAGGGCAAGGGCCTGCTGGAGGTCCCGGCGATCGTGGCCATCGCCCAGAAGCACAACCGCACCCCGGCCCAGATCGTGCTCCGCTGGCACCTCCAGCTCGGCAACGTGGTGATCCCCAAGTCCGTGACGCCGTCGCGGATCAAGGAGAACATCGACGTGTTCGACTTCAGCCTCGACACCGAGGACCTGGCGGCGATCAGCGCGCTCAACGAGGACCGCCGCATCGGCCCGGACCCGGCCACGTTCGACGTCGGCTGA
- a CDS encoding AMP-dependent synthetase/ligase: MREFTNPPSASAPPPVGGLADAVFRHAQEDPRHVALGRKDERGEWRDVTSAEFRDEVLALAKGLLAQGVRFGDRVALMSRTRYEWTLFDFALWTIGAQVVPVYPTSSAEQCFWMLYDAECTAAVVEHEDHAMTIATVIDRLPRLRRLWQLDSGCVQELYEAGAGVEDEVVHRHREAVTPDSVATVIYTSGTTGRPKGCVISHGNFMFEADTVIERWEPVFHSKKGDEAATLLFLPLAHVFGRMVQIAAFRGRVRFGHQPELHAAALLPDLAAFRPTFILAVPYIFEKVLNAARRKAERDGKSGPFEKAVEVAVAYADAVEAKAWGTGPGPSAGLRMQHQFFDKLVYSKVRAAMGGRVRHAMSGGSAMDRRLGLFFAGAGVQIYEGYGLTESTAAATANPPERTRYGTVGQPIPGVTVHIADDGEVWLHGGNVFQGYLNNPKATDETLHDGWLATGDIGSLDEDGYLTITGRKKEILVTSGGKSVSPGVLEERVRDHPLVNQCIVVGNDRPFVAALITLDPEAVEHWLQMRGKPQAGPAELVLDNDLETEVRRAVVAANTLVSQAESIRTFRILAQPFTEEHGLLTPSLKLKRKAIENTYADEVDALYST, encoded by the coding sequence GTGCGCGAGTTCACCAACCCTCCGTCGGCGTCGGCACCGCCGCCGGTCGGCGGTCTGGCCGACGCCGTCTTCCGGCACGCCCAGGAGGACCCGCGGCACGTCGCCCTCGGCCGCAAAGACGAGCGCGGCGAATGGCGGGACGTGACCTCGGCCGAGTTCCGCGACGAGGTCCTCGCCCTCGCCAAGGGCCTGCTCGCCCAGGGCGTCCGCTTCGGCGACCGGGTCGCGCTGATGTCCCGTACCCGCTACGAGTGGACCCTGTTCGACTTCGCGCTGTGGACGATCGGCGCCCAGGTGGTGCCGGTCTACCCGACCTCCTCCGCCGAGCAGTGCTTCTGGATGCTGTACGACGCCGAGTGCACGGCCGCCGTCGTGGAGCACGAGGACCACGCCATGACGATCGCCACCGTCATCGACCGCCTCCCGCGACTGCGCCGGCTGTGGCAGCTCGACTCCGGATGCGTGCAGGAGCTGTACGAGGCCGGCGCGGGCGTCGAGGACGAGGTGGTGCACCGGCACCGGGAGGCCGTCACCCCCGACTCGGTCGCCACGGTCATCTACACCTCGGGCACGACCGGACGCCCCAAGGGCTGTGTCATCTCGCACGGCAACTTCATGTTCGAGGCCGACACGGTCATCGAACGCTGGGAGCCGGTGTTCCACTCCAAGAAGGGCGACGAGGCGGCGACCCTGCTGTTCCTTCCGCTCGCGCACGTCTTCGGGCGGATGGTGCAGATCGCCGCGTTCCGCGGCCGGGTCCGCTTCGGTCACCAGCCCGAGCTGCACGCGGCCGCCCTGCTGCCCGACCTGGCGGCGTTCCGGCCGACGTTCATCCTGGCCGTGCCGTACATCTTCGAAAAGGTGCTCAACGCGGCCCGCCGCAAGGCCGAACGCGACGGGAAGTCGGGGCCGTTCGAGAAGGCGGTCGAGGTGGCGGTGGCCTACGCGGACGCGGTGGAGGCGAAGGCGTGGGGCACCGGGCCCGGCCCGTCGGCGGGGCTGCGGATGCAGCACCAGTTCTTCGACAAGCTCGTCTACTCCAAGGTGCGCGCGGCGATGGGCGGCCGGGTCCGGCACGCCATGTCGGGCGGCTCGGCGATGGACCGCCGGCTGGGCCTGTTCTTCGCGGGCGCGGGCGTGCAGATCTACGAGGGGTACGGGCTGACCGAGTCGACGGCGGCCGCGACCGCCAACCCGCCGGAACGCACCCGCTACGGCACCGTCGGCCAGCCCATCCCGGGCGTGACCGTGCACATCGCGGACGACGGCGAGGTCTGGCTGCACGGCGGCAACGTCTTCCAGGGCTATCTGAACAACCCCAAGGCCACCGACGAGACCCTGCACGACGGCTGGCTGGCCACCGGCGACATCGGCTCCCTCGACGAGGACGGCTATCTCACCATCACCGGCCGCAAGAAGGAGATCCTCGTCACCTCCGGCGGCAAGAGCGTCTCACCGGGGGTGCTGGAGGAGCGGGTGCGCGACCATCCGCTGGTCAACCAGTGCATCGTCGTCGGCAACGACCGGCCGTTCGTCGCCGCGCTGATCACCCTCGACCCGGAGGCCGTCGAGCACTGGCTCCAGATGCGCGGCAAACCGCAGGCGGGCCCGGCCGAACTGGTGCTGGACAACGACCTGGAGACGGAGGTCCGCCGGGCCGTGGTGGCCGCGAACACGCTGGTCTCGCAGGCCGAGTCCATCCGCACCTTCCGTATCCTGGCCCAGCCCTTCACCGAGGAGCACGGCCTGCTGACGCCGTCGCTGAAGCTGAAGCGCAAGGCGATCGAGAACACCTACGCCGACGAGGTGGACGCGCTGTACAGCACCTGA
- a CDS encoding LysR substrate-binding domain-containing protein — protein sequence MYEPSHLRTFLAVAQTLSFTQAARRLGLRQSTVSQHVRRLEDTVGRTLFSRDTHSVELTEDGEAMLGFARRILEVHEQASAFFTGTRLRGRLRFGASEDFVLTRLPEILEGFRYDHPEVDLELTVELSGTLHEQLAAGKLDLVLAKRRPEDPHGELVWHDELVWIGAERLRLDPERPVPLIVFPPPGITRALALEALERQGRAWRIVCTSGSLNGLIAAARAGLGVMAHSRGFVPPGLVRVPERAGLPELGQVDFVLTHGHRRTSAQGAAEALAAAILAGGDRLHRRGT from the coding sequence ATGTACGAGCCCTCCCATCTGCGGACCTTCCTCGCGGTGGCCCAGACGCTGAGCTTCACCCAGGCCGCCCGCCGGCTCGGGCTGCGCCAGTCCACCGTCAGCCAGCACGTACGGCGGCTGGAGGACACCGTCGGGCGGACCCTGTTCAGCCGGGACACGCACTCGGTGGAGCTGACCGAGGACGGCGAGGCGATGCTCGGCTTCGCCCGCCGGATCCTGGAGGTGCACGAGCAGGCGTCGGCGTTCTTCACCGGCACCCGGCTGCGCGGCCGGCTGCGCTTCGGCGCGTCCGAGGACTTCGTCCTCACCCGGCTCCCGGAGATCCTGGAGGGCTTCCGGTACGACCATCCCGAGGTCGACCTGGAGCTGACGGTGGAGCTGTCCGGGACGCTGCACGAACAGCTCGCCGCCGGAAAGCTGGACCTGGTGCTGGCCAAGCGACGCCCCGAGGACCCGCACGGCGAGCTGGTCTGGCACGACGAGCTGGTGTGGATCGGCGCGGAGCGGCTCCGCCTGGACCCCGAGCGCCCGGTCCCGCTGATCGTCTTCCCGCCGCCCGGCATCACCCGCGCGCTGGCCCTGGAGGCGCTGGAGCGGCAGGGGCGGGCCTGGCGGATCGTGTGCACCAGCGGCAGCCTCAACGGACTGATCGCGGCGGCCCGCGCCGGGCTCGGGGTGATGGCCCACTCCCGTGGCTTCGTCCCGCCGGGCCTGGTGCGGGTCCCGGAGCGGGCCGGGCTGCCGGAGCTGGGCCAGGTGGACTTCGTCCTGACGCACGGCCACCGCCGGACATCGGCCCAGGGCGCGGCGGAGGCACTGGCGGCGGCAATCCTGGCCGGCGGCGACCGCCTGCACCGCCGCGGAACGTGA
- a CDS encoding bile acid:sodium symporter family protein translates to MKRLTWPSRMPVDPYILLLLGTVGIAALFPARGTGADVASGAATAAIAFLFFLYGARLSTREALDGLRHWRLHVTVLVCTFVVFPLLGLAARGLVPVFLTEPLYQGLLFLTLVPSTIQSSIAFTSMARGNVPAAICAGSFSSLVGIVVTPLLAAALLGGSGGSGGFSAGSVVEIVLQLLVPFVAGQVARRWIGAFVARHRKVLGLVDRGSILLVVYTAFSEGMVQGIWQQVSPVRLGGLLAVEAVLLAVMLALTWYGAKALRFGREDRIAIQFAGSKKSLASGLPMASVLFGAHASLAVLPLMLFHQMQLMVCAVIAKRRANDPVDPHVGTDARYGGAVTDNVPS, encoded by the coding sequence GTGAAACGCCTGACGTGGCCGAGTCGGATGCCGGTCGACCCCTACATCCTGCTGCTGCTCGGGACGGTCGGGATCGCGGCGCTGTTCCCGGCCCGCGGGACCGGCGCGGACGTCGCCTCCGGCGCCGCCACGGCCGCCATCGCCTTCCTCTTCTTCCTGTACGGGGCCCGGCTGTCCACCCGGGAGGCGCTGGACGGGCTGCGCCACTGGCGGCTGCACGTCACGGTCCTGGTGTGCACCTTCGTGGTGTTCCCGCTGCTGGGTCTGGCCGCGCGGGGTCTGGTCCCGGTGTTCCTCACCGAGCCGCTCTACCAGGGGCTGCTCTTCCTCACCCTGGTCCCGTCGACGATCCAGTCGTCGATCGCGTTCACGTCGATGGCCCGGGGCAATGTGCCCGCCGCGATCTGCGCGGGCTCGTTCTCGTCGCTGGTCGGGATCGTCGTCACCCCGCTGCTGGCGGCCGCCCTGCTCGGCGGGAGCGGCGGGAGCGGCGGGTTCTCGGCCGGTTCCGTCGTGGAGATCGTGCTCCAGCTCCTGGTGCCGTTCGTGGCGGGCCAGGTGGCGCGGCGCTGGATCGGCGCCTTCGTCGCCCGGCATCGCAAGGTGCTCGGGCTGGTCGACCGCGGGTCGATCCTCCTCGTCGTCTACACCGCGTTCAGCGAGGGCATGGTCCAGGGCATCTGGCAGCAGGTCAGTCCGGTCCGGCTGGGCGGACTGCTGGCGGTCGAGGCCGTGCTGCTCGCGGTGATGCTCGCCCTGACCTGGTACGGCGCGAAGGCCCTGCGGTTCGGCCGCGAGGACCGGATCGCGATCCAGTTCGCCGGGTCCAAGAAGTCCCTGGCCTCGGGTCTGCCGATGGCGAGCGTCCTGTTCGGCGCGCACGCCTCGCTGGCGGTGCTGCCGCTGATGCTCTTCCACCAGATGCAGCTCATGGTCTGCGCGGTCATCGCCAAACGCCGCGCCAACGATCCCGTGGACCCGCATGTCGGCACGGATGCCCGGTACGGCGGGGCGGTGACGGATAACGTTCCGTCATGA
- a CDS encoding isochorismatase family protein has protein sequence MTAPLVLDPARTALVLVDLMDRIVALPLAPRGGTEVLSVAEKLADGFRAAGALVVLVRVERPGVAEQPPGSGLVPGLLRDGDVEIVKRTIGAFRGTGLDDRLRERGVTTLVLGGIATNLGVESTARAAADLGYDLVFVEDAMTALTEPEHDASVRLDFPRLGTVVTAGRVRFGDDGG, from the coding sequence ATGACCGCACCCCTCGTGCTCGATCCCGCGCGTACCGCTCTCGTCCTCGTCGATCTGATGGACCGGATCGTCGCGCTGCCCCTCGCGCCCCGTGGCGGCACCGAAGTGCTGTCCGTCGCCGAGAAGCTGGCGGACGGCTTCCGCGCGGCCGGGGCGCTCGTCGTCCTGGTCCGGGTGGAGCGTCCCGGGGTCGCCGAGCAGCCGCCCGGCAGCGGGCTGGTCCCCGGGCTGCTCCGGGACGGCGACGTGGAGATCGTCAAGCGGACGATCGGCGCCTTCCGCGGCACCGGGCTGGACGACCGGCTGCGCGAGCGCGGGGTCACCACGCTGGTGCTCGGCGGCATCGCCACCAACCTCGGCGTCGAGTCCACCGCCCGCGCCGCCGCCGACCTCGGCTACGACCTGGTCTTCGTGGAAGACGCGATGACCGCCCTCACCGAGCCCGAACACGACGCCTCGGTCCGCCTCGACTTCCCCCGCCTGGGCACGGTGGTGACGGCGGGACGGGTGCGGTTCGGGGACGACGGGGGGTGA
- the fdhD gene encoding formate dehydrogenase accessory sulfurtransferase FdhD, translating into MGRVTERRKVLRIRDGAVSTRPDTLVAEEPLEIRLNGKPLAITMRTPGDDFALAAGFLVSEGVLAEQDDLQNIVYCAGATGGGTSRSSGAESGGGSNTYNVVDVRTSPGVTVPDITLERNVYTTSSCGLCGKASLDAVRTTARWPIADTPPVRVEPELLASLPDRLRAAQRVFDRTGGLHAAALFSEAGELLDVREDVGRHNAVDKLVGRALQSGGLPLSRAILLVSGRASFELAQKAVMAGIPVLAAVSAPSSLAVDLAAETGLTLVGFLRGSSMNVYAGEDRIALRTAAAHG; encoded by the coding sequence ATGGGACGTGTCACCGAACGACGCAAGGTGCTCCGCATACGCGACGGGGCGGTCTCCACCCGGCCGGACACCCTGGTCGCGGAGGAACCGCTGGAGATCCGGCTCAACGGCAAGCCCCTGGCCATCACCATGCGCACACCCGGCGACGACTTCGCGCTGGCCGCGGGGTTCCTGGTGAGCGAGGGCGTCCTCGCCGAGCAGGACGACCTCCAGAACATCGTGTACTGCGCGGGCGCGACGGGTGGGGGCACCTCCCGCTCGAGCGGAGCCGAGAGCGGGGGAGGCTCGAACACCTACAACGTGGTGGACGTGCGCACGTCACCCGGGGTCACGGTCCCCGACATCACCCTCGAACGGAACGTGTACACGACCTCGTCCTGCGGCCTGTGCGGCAAGGCGAGCCTCGACGCGGTCCGTACGACGGCCCGCTGGCCGATCGCCGACACTCCCCCGGTCCGCGTCGAGCCGGAGCTGCTCGCGAGCCTCCCCGACCGGCTGCGCGCCGCCCAGCGGGTCTTCGACCGGACCGGGGGTCTGCACGCGGCCGCCCTGTTCTCCGAGGCGGGCGAGCTGCTGGACGTCCGCGAGGACGTGGGCCGCCACAACGCGGTCGACAAACTGGTCGGCCGCGCCCTCCAGAGCGGCGGGCTGCCGCTGTCCCGGGCGATCCTGCTGGTGTCGGGCCGCGCGTCCTTCGAGCTGGCGCAGAAGGCCGTGATGGCGGGCATCCCCGTGCTGGCCGCGGTCTCGGCGCCGTCCTCGCTGGCGGTGGACCTGGCCGCGGAGACGGGGCTGACACTGGTGGGCTTCCTGCGGGGCAGTTCCATGAACGTGTACGCGGGCGAGGACCGTATCGCCCTGCGGACCGCGGCCGCCCACGGCTGA
- a CDS encoding 2Fe-2S iron-sulfur cluster-binding protein, whose product MTVTPLGIPRRLLEFTLDGEAARVPEGATILDACRAAGKDVPTLCEGDTLRPKNACRVCVVEVEGARTLVPACSRRAEPGMVVRTDTERARHSRRIVLELLASSVDLSTTPRVAEWIKEYEAKPDRFGPDAARLNETPKIDNDLYVRDYAKCILCYKCVDACGDQWQNSFAISVTGRGFDARIAVEHDAPLTDSACVYCGNCIEVCPTGALSPRSEFDRRAAGTWDESAQTRTTTVCAYCGVGCGLTLHVQDNEIVKVTSPHDNPVTHGNLCIKGRFGYQHVQNRG is encoded by the coding sequence ATGACCGTGACACCGCTGGGGATCCCGCGCCGGCTGCTGGAGTTCACCCTCGACGGGGAGGCGGCCCGGGTCCCGGAGGGCGCGACGATCCTGGACGCCTGCCGGGCCGCCGGGAAGGACGTGCCGACGCTGTGCGAGGGCGACACCCTGCGGCCCAAGAACGCCTGCCGGGTGTGCGTGGTCGAGGTGGAGGGCGCGCGCACCCTGGTGCCGGCGTGCTCGCGGCGGGCCGAGCCGGGCATGGTGGTCCGCACGGACACCGAGCGGGCCCGGCACAGCCGCCGGATCGTCCTGGAGCTGCTCGCCTCCTCGGTCGACCTGTCGACGACGCCTCGGGTCGCGGAGTGGATCAAGGAGTACGAGGCGAAGCCGGACCGGTTCGGCCCCGACGCGGCCCGGCTGAACGAGACGCCGAAGATCGACAACGACCTGTACGTGCGCGACTACGCCAAGTGCATCCTGTGCTACAAGTGCGTCGACGCCTGCGGCGACCAGTGGCAGAACAGCTTCGCGATCTCCGTGACGGGGCGCGGTTTCGACGCCCGGATCGCCGTGGAGCACGACGCGCCGCTGACCGACTCGGCCTGTGTGTACTGCGGGAACTGCATCGAGGTGTGCCCCACCGGAGCGCTGTCGCCCCGCTCGGAGTTCGACCGGCGCGCGGCCGGGACCTGGGACGAGTCGGCGCAGACCCGGACCACCACGGTGTGCGCGTACTGCGGTGTGGGCTGTGGCCTGACGCTGCACGTGCAGGACAATGAGATCGTGAAGGTCACCTCGCCGCACGACAATCCGGTGACCCACGGGAACCTCTGCATCAAGGGCCGCTTCGGCTACCAGCACGTACAGAACCGGGGCTGA
- a CDS encoding NAD(P)H-dependent oxidoreductase subunit E, protein MDLRFGDSKPTDEERAAVDALLGPAESAWEGADRTDADLRWARGGRAARDRRDLLLPGLHAINDRIGWISEGALDHLCRRLTVPPAEAYGVATFYAMFSMRPRPATVLHVCTDLACAAAGAGDLCAGVESRLGPGSGVAVERSPCLGLCERAPAALAIRAGDPVRTAVSAPADVEAAVVAGTAPDAAPEEPPAASAVPQAGQDGLVLLQRVGVVDPSSLDDYRAHGGYTALRRAFALGPAGVIREVTDSGLLGRGGAAFPTGRKWQATASQPDRPHHLVCNADESEPGTFKDRVLMEGDPYALVEAMTIAGYATGAHRGHLYLRGEYPRALHRMRHAVEQARARGLLGDDVLGQGFAFDIEIRRGAGAYICGEETALFNSIEGYRGEPRSKPPFPVEKGLFGKPTVENNVETLVNVLPVLTMGAPAYAAIGTGRSTGPKLFCVSGSVARPGVYELPFGATLGEVLELAGVRPGLRAVLLGGAAGGFVRPDELDLPLTFEGTREAGTTLGSGVVMAFDGTVPLPRLLLRIAEFFRDESCGQCVPCRVGTVRQEEALRRLADRSGAAAADDVALLRDVGRAMRDASICGLGQTAWNAVESAIDRLGAYE, encoded by the coding sequence GTGGATCTGCGCTTCGGTGACAGCAAGCCGACCGACGAGGAACGAGCGGCCGTGGACGCCCTGTTGGGGCCGGCCGAGTCCGCCTGGGAGGGCGCGGACCGCACCGACGCCGACCTGCGCTGGGCTCGTGGCGGGCGGGCGGCCCGGGACCGCCGCGACCTGCTGCTGCCCGGACTGCACGCGATCAACGACCGGATCGGCTGGATCAGCGAGGGCGCCCTCGACCATCTGTGCCGACGGCTGACCGTGCCGCCGGCGGAGGCGTACGGCGTCGCCACCTTCTACGCGATGTTCTCCATGAGGCCCCGCCCGGCGACCGTCCTGCACGTCTGCACGGACCTGGCCTGCGCGGCGGCCGGGGCGGGCGACCTGTGCGCCGGCGTCGAGTCCCGGCTCGGCCCCGGCAGCGGGGTGGCGGTGGAGCGCTCCCCCTGCCTCGGCCTGTGCGAACGCGCCCCGGCCGCCCTCGCGATCAGGGCCGGCGACCCGGTGCGCACGGCGGTCTCGGCACCGGCCGACGTCGAGGCGGCCGTCGTCGCCGGGACCGCGCCGGACGCGGCGCCCGAGGAGCCCCCGGCGGCGTCGGCGGTGCCCCAGGCCGGACAGGACGGGCTCGTCCTGCTCCAGCGGGTCGGGGTGGTCGACCCGTCCTCGCTCGACGACTACCGCGCCCACGGCGGCTACACCGCGCTGCGCCGCGCCTTCGCGCTCGGCCCCGCCGGGGTGATCCGCGAGGTCACCGACTCCGGACTGCTCGGCCGGGGCGGCGCCGCCTTCCCCACCGGCCGCAAATGGCAGGCCACCGCCTCCCAGCCGGACCGCCCGCACCATCTGGTGTGCAACGCCGACGAGTCGGAGCCGGGCACCTTCAAGGACCGGGTCCTCATGGAGGGCGACCCGTACGCCCTGGTGGAGGCCATGACGATCGCCGGGTACGCGACCGGCGCCCACCGCGGCCATCTGTACCTGCGCGGCGAGTACCCGCGGGCCCTGCACCGGATGCGGCACGCCGTCGAGCAGGCGCGGGCCCGGGGGCTCCTCGGCGACGACGTGCTCGGGCAGGGGTTCGCCTTCGACATCGAGATCCGGCGGGGCGCGGGGGCGTACATCTGCGGCGAGGAGACCGCGCTGTTCAACTCCATCGAGGGCTACCGCGGCGAGCCGCGCTCCAAGCCGCCGTTCCCCGTGGAGAAGGGGCTGTTCGGCAAGCCGACCGTCGAGAACAACGTGGAGACGCTGGTCAACGTGCTGCCGGTGCTGACCATGGGCGCCCCGGCCTACGCGGCGATCGGCACCGGACGGTCCACCGGCCCCAAGCTGTTCTGCGTGTCGGGGAGCGTGGCGCGTCCCGGCGTCTACGAGCTGCCGTTCGGCGCGACGCTCGGCGAGGTCCTGGAGCTGGCCGGGGTGCGTCCGGGGCTGCGGGCGGTCCTGCTCGGCGGGGCGGCCGGCGGTTTCGTACGGCCCGACGAGCTGGACCTGCCGCTCACCTTCGAGGGCACCCGCGAGGCCGGCACCACCCTCGGTTCCGGTGTCGTCATGGCCTTCGACGGCACGGTCCCGCTGCCCCGGCTGCTGCTGCGGATCGCCGAGTTCTTCCGCGACGAGTCCTGCGGGCAGTGCGTGCCCTGCCGGGTCGGGACCGTACGGCAGGAGGAGGCACTGCGGCGGCTCGCGGACCGCTCGGGCGCGGCCGCCGCCGACGACGTCGCGCTGCTCAGGGACGTGGGCCGGGCGATGCGGGACGCCTCGATCTGCGGTCTCGGACAGACCGCGTGGAACGCCGTGGAATCCGCGATCGACCGTCTGGGGGCGTACGAATGA
- a CDS encoding molybdopterin oxidoreductase family protein → MRNRRPTTYTRLTHPLVRDSRDEPFRRATWEEALERVARGLARNRDAFGMFSCARATNETNYVAQKFARVVMGTHNVDSCNRTCHAPSVAGLSAAFGSGGGTSSYEEIEHTDLIVMWGSNARFAHPIFFQHVLKGIRNGARMYAVDPRRTSTAEWAESWLGLDVGTDIPMAHAIGREIIHAGLVNEAFVERATSGFEEYRALVEPWTLSLAQKVTGVPAAAIRELAHAYARAERAQLCWTLGITEHHNGTDNVRALINLSLLTGHVGRYASGLQPLRGQNNVQGGGDMGAIPNRLPGFQDVLDPGTRRKFETAWDTVMEPRHGLNLTEMFEAMEEGTLKAVYCIGENPAQSEADSEQAVRRMRALDFLVVQDIFLTKTAELADVVLPATAGWAETDGTTTNSERRVQRVRRAVAPPGEAREDIDILCDLAGRLGHDWKYADAEAVWNELRSVSPDHYGMTYERLAEHQGIQWPCPSTEDLEPGYLHGRLWDPDPVRRGRRAPFGIVRHDPPVDLTDERYPIRLTTGRRLDSYNTGVQSGGYASPLRRGEFVELCPEDAERYGVVVGEEVRVASRRGSVVAPVWIDTALRPGLAFMTMHFPDEVDTNRLTIEANCPIAGTAEFKASAIRIEKLPAATGVR, encoded by the coding sequence ATGAGGAACCGTCGGCCCACGACCTACACCCGGCTCACCCACCCCCTGGTGCGCGACTCCCGTGACGAGCCCTTCCGCAGGGCCACGTGGGAGGAGGCCCTGGAGCGCGTGGCCCGGGGCCTTGCGCGCAACCGGGACGCGTTCGGCATGTTCTCCTGCGCCCGCGCCACCAACGAGACCAACTACGTGGCGCAGAAGTTCGCCCGGGTCGTCATGGGCACCCACAACGTCGACTCCTGCAACCGCACCTGTCACGCGCCGTCCGTCGCGGGCCTGTCGGCCGCCTTCGGCTCCGGCGGGGGCACCTCGTCGTACGAGGAGATCGAGCACACCGACCTCATCGTGATGTGGGGCTCCAACGCGCGCTTCGCGCACCCGATCTTCTTCCAGCACGTGCTGAAGGGCATCAGGAACGGCGCCCGGATGTACGCCGTCGACCCGCGCCGCACCTCCACCGCCGAGTGGGCGGAGAGCTGGCTCGGGCTCGACGTCGGCACCGACATCCCGATGGCGCACGCGATCGGCCGCGAGATCATCCACGCGGGCCTGGTCAACGAGGCGTTCGTGGAACGCGCCACCTCCGGCTTCGAGGAGTACCGCGCCCTCGTGGAGCCCTGGACGCTCTCGCTCGCACAGAAGGTGACGGGCGTACCGGCCGCCGCCATCAGGGAGTTGGCGCACGCCTACGCCCGCGCCGAGCGCGCCCAGCTCTGCTGGACCCTCGGGATCACCGAGCACCACAACGGCACCGACAACGTGCGCGCGCTGATCAACCTGTCGCTGCTGACCGGCCATGTCGGCCGGTACGCCTCGGGGTTGCAGCCCCTGCGCGGCCAGAACAACGTGCAGGGCGGCGGCGACATGGGCGCGATCCCCAACCGGCTGCCCGGCTTCCAGGACGTCCTCGACCCCGGCACCCGGCGGAAGTTCGAGACCGCGTGGGACACGGTCATGGAGCCGCGCCACGGGCTGAACCTCACGGAGATGTTCGAGGCGATGGAGGAGGGCACGCTGAAGGCCGTCTACTGCATCGGGGAGAACCCGGCGCAGTCGGAGGCCGACAGCGAGCAGGCCGTGCGCCGGATGCGGGCACTGGACTTCCTCGTGGTGCAGGACATCTTCCTCACGAAGACGGCCGAGCTGGCCGACGTCGTGCTGCCGGCCACCGCCGGCTGGGCGGAGACCGACGGCACGACCACGAACAGCGAGCGGCGCGTCCAGCGGGTCCGCCGGGCGGTCGCCCCGCCCGGTGAGGCGCGCGAGGACATCGACATCCTCTGCGACCTGGCGGGCCGCCTCGGCCACGACTGGAAGTACGCCGACGCCGAGGCCGTATGGAACGAACTGCGCTCGGTCTCCCCCGACCACTACGGGATGACGTACGAGCGGCTGGCGGAGCACCAGGGCATCCAGTGGCCCTGCCCGAGCACCGAGGACCTCGAACCCGGCTATCTGCACGGCAGGTTGTGGGATCCCGACCCGGTACGGCGGGGCAGGCGGGCGCCGTTCGGGATCGTGCGGCACGATCCGCCGGTCGATCTGACCGACGAGCGCTACCCGATCCGGCTGACCACCGGCCGCCGCCTGGACTCCTACAACACCGGTGTGCAGAGCGGCGGTTACGCCTCCCCGCTGCGGCGCGGCGAGTTCGTCGAGCTGTGCCCGGAGGACGCCGAGCGCTACGGCGTCGTCGTCGGCGAGGAGGTGCGGGTCGCCTCGCGGCGCGGGTCGGTCGTGGCACCGGTGTGGATCGACACCGCGCTGCGCCCCGGGCTCGCCTTCATGACCATGCATTTTCCCGACGAGGTGGACACCAACCGGCTGACGATCGAGGCGAACTGTCCGATCGCGGGGACGGCGGAGTTCAAGGCGTCGGCGATCCGGATCGAGAAGCTTCCGGCCGCGACCGGGGTGAGGTGA